In a genomic window of Acropora muricata isolate sample 2 chromosome 2, ASM3666990v1, whole genome shotgun sequence:
- the LOC136896619 gene encoding thyroglobulin-like isoform X1, which produces MPNFKTLFIILLYCQVSLLSAVKDGVCTRAAGFACVVTCGADEDCDGSKKCCSNGCGSWCVQPLCPVGQDNVNCPSQLCNYAGCPDKPQENLKCLVESCGKCGVKFINKTTGETVDCGPVETLCTRMLAGIKKEPLRLGQFIPSCDADGHFNKVQCHEGSCFCVDERGIPDLSTKTTSNKPECPEMTTCQKRKKEALKLPPVGGFVPQCKSDGSFQEKQCYSSIGQCWCVDKSGREIEETRTRGSLNCSRSECPAHLKKFDCDPLLCKAVSCPGHKDATCRVNACGKCEAEFLDKYGKKVNCYSKCQKTLMEALGTHTLDEKPEKPVPPGRFVPQCANDGSFDEVQCYGSTGYCWCVDSDGIPVLGTMTRGLPYCNKTMLGACAGQPMFTCLRNFCAYSSCPAHRDAKCQVNPCGGCKVEFVDETGKPVDCHEGFTKCQLERFKALQHRNSGLQPVGRFVPQCERDGNYSQIQCWSSTGSCWCVDDKGVEVIGTRVRGKPSCPSGRSARSVSAKREDGFCPIVNDPMQFICPNATCTDDNDCTEVQKCCDVQRCGRICQEPSFTACPNGKPFLLCERECQFTKCPADPSASCFSDPCNKCKVEFRDAQGEVVNCTQGLTPCQARRKMATGLLGEFVPKCKTDGSYEPVQSHEGYSWCVDKDGREVNGTRKFLEKPSCGIQPMMRVLTLCQLQKLQSGKSMPGRFIPQCKADGSFEEVQCHSSTGYCWCVDTEGWELPGTKIRGKPDCKKVCHPSDCNLYCQYGFAKGRDGCYICKCADVPAKPGFCPAAKHLGISGEECGVDNDCGGNKKCCGHVCTDPEYKAKPGFCPAVGSDHVGICITECASDSDCQGDSKCCGNGCGRICGRPVHQACPRGEPFIMCLTNPCERASCPANPKARCRPSSCGRCSAQFFDSNNKMVNCSASLTKCEKDYAKAISKPRLVGIFIPHCRQDGSFSPMQCHASTGFCWCVTQDGKKVPNSDTRGDPNCGAAALSVGPGCDNGKTWQLCKDVCKNASCTRNPDARCISPMGGCGVDSCRPKFYDSIGREVQCFTECQRKAYEATHPMRIGAFIPRCNEDGTYARMQCWGSTGYCWCTSADGAEWPGTRVRGQANCHVSQGPKLMSVNIRLTFNYSFSLVKDVLQAFKRSLKDQLITMFSLKDDQIQNLQVRGDSILVGFSLLPSKDGRDVSEIARDVTNKARKLQLVIHFSGLAMIADADVTLVSPLYVKDSNAVYERQEEDDKSNDKGMSKTSVALIAVFGTLAVEALAFIAYVLIQRKRRNSASDERASFVYRDGNAEISTAVTDA; this is translated from the exons ATGCCcaattttaaaactttattcatTATTCTGCTCTATTGTCAG GTGTCTTTATTGAGTGCAG TTAAAGATGGTGTTTGCACAAGAGCAGCAGGTTTTGCTTGTGTTGTGACTTGTGGAGCTGATGAAGATTGTGATGGATCAAAGAAGTGCTGTAGTAATGGCTGTGGCTCTTGGTGTGTTCAACCAT TGTGTCCCGTTGGTCAGGACAACGTTAACTGCCCTTCACAATTGTGCAATTATGCTGGATGCCCTGACAAGCctcaggaaaatttgaaatgcCTTGTGGAATCGTGTGGAAAATGTGGCGTCAAGTTTATTAACAAAACGACTGGTGAAACTGTTGATTGTGGCCCTG TGGAGACATTGTGTACGAGAATGCTTGCAGGGATAAAAAAGGAACCTTTGCGTCTTGGTCAGTTCATTCCATCATGTGATGCTGATGGACATTTTAATAAAGTACAATGTCATGAAGGTTCTTGCTTCTGTGTTGATGAAAGAGGGATCCCCGAcctttcaacaaaaacaacatctAATAAACCAGAGTGTCCAG AGATGACTACTTgccaaaagaggaaaaaagaagCCTTGAAACTTCCTCCAGTGGGCGGTTTTGTACCACAGTGTAAAAGTGATGGTTCGTTCCAGGAGAAGCAATGTTATTCGTCAATTGGACAGTGCTGGTGTGTTGACAAAAGTGGAAGAGAAATTGAAGAAACACGAACACGAGGATCTCTGAACTGCTCAAGAAGTG AATGCCCAGCCCATTTGAAGAAGTTTGACTGTGATCCCTTACTATGCAAAGCTGTGTCTTGCCCAGGCCATAAAGATGCAACCTGCAGAGTCAATGCTTGTGGGAAGTGTGAAGCTGAATTTCTTGATAAATATGGAAAGAAAGTCAACT GTTATTCCAAGTGCCAGAAGACTCTGATGGAAGCTCTGGGCACTCATACCCTTGATGAGAAACCAGAAAAACCTGTACCACCTGGTCGTTTTGTGCCGCAATGTGCTAATGATGGTAGTTTTGACGAAGTGCAGTGCTATGGTTCCACTGGGTACTGCTGGTGTGTGGATAGTGACGGTATTCCGGTTCTTGGAACCATGACACGTGGCTTGCCGTACTGCAACAAAACAATGCTGGGAG CCTGTGCAGGACAACCCATGTTCACCTGTCTGCGAAATTTCTGTGCTTATTCCTCCTGCCCTGCCCATCGTGACGCAAAATGCCAAGTGAACCCATGTGGAGGATGCAAAGTGGAGTTTGTTGACGAGACTGGTAAACCTGTGGACTGTCATGAAG GTTTCACCAAGTGTCAGCTTGAAAGATTCAAAGCATTGCAGCACAGGAATAGTGGTCTACAGCCAGTGGGAAGGTTTGTTCCACAGTGTGAACGAGATGGCAACTATTCACAGATTCAGTGCTGGAGTTCAACTGGTTCCTGCTGGTGTGTGGATGACAAAGGTGTTGAAGTAATAGGAACAAGAGTGCGTGGCAAGCCAAGTTGTCCCTCTGGACGATCAG CTCGATCAGTATCCGCGAAACGAGAAGACGGTTTCTGTCCAATTGTCAACGATCCTATGCAATTTATCTGTCCAAATGCAACTTGCACCGACGATAATGAttgcacagaagtgcaaaagTGTTGTGATGTTCAACGATGTGGGAGAATTTGTCAGGAACCATCTTTCACAG CCTGCCCAAATGGCAAACCATTCTTGTTATGCGAACGCGAGTGTCAGTTTACGAAATGCCCTGCTGATCCATCCGCCAGCTGCTTCTCTGATCCTTGCAACAAGTGCAAGGTGGAATTCCGTGACGCACAGGGAGAGGTGGTCAACTGTACTCAAG GTCTTACTCCGTGTCAAGCTCGACGAAAAATGGCCACCGGTCTTCTGGGTGAGTTTGTTCCAAAGTGTAAGACTGACGGTAGCTATGAGCCTGTCCAATCCCATGAAGGGTACTCCTGGTGTGTTGATAAGGATGGAAGAGAAGTGAATGGGACAAGAAAATTCTTGGAGAAGCCTTCGTGTGGAATACAGCCTATGATGAGAG TTCTAACGTTATGTCAGCTACAGAAATTGCAAAGTG GTAAGTCCATGCCTGGACGTTTTATTCCGCAGTGCAAGGCAGATGGAAGTTTCGAGGAAGTGCAATGCCATTCTTCTACAGGCTACTGTTGGTGTGTCGATACAGAAGGATGGGAATTACCAGGCACAAAAATAAGAGGAAAACCTGATTGCAAAAAAG TATGTCACCCAAGTGATTGCAACTTGTACTGCCAATATGGTTTCGCCAAAGGCCGAGATGGCTGCTATATATGCAAGTGTGCTGACGTCCCAGCCAAACCCGGTTTCTGTCCAGCTGCAAAACATCTTGGTATCTCTGGAGAGGAGTGCGGTGTTGACAACGATTGCGGAGGCAACAAGAAATGCTGCGGCCATGTCTGCACCGATCCAGAATACAAAG CTAAGCCAGGGTTTTGCCCAGCCGTCGGTAGTGACCATGTTGGAATCTGTATTACTGAGTGTGCTTCAGATAGCGATTGCCAAGGAGACAGCAAGTGTTGTGGTAACGGCTGCGGACGCATTTGCGGACGGCCAGTGCATCAAG cgTGTCCTCGCGGTGAACCATTCATCATGTGTCTTACCAATCCTTGTGAAAGAGCGAGCTGTCCTGCCAACCCCAAAGCAAGGTGCCGTCCATCTAGCTGCGGTCGTTGCTCGGCGCAGTTTTTCGATAGCAACAATAAGATGGTGAACTGTTCAGCAA GTCTTACTAAATGTGAAAAGGATTACGCAAAAGCAATCAGCAAGCCTCGTTTAGTTGGTATCTTTATTCCCCATTGTCGTCAAGATGGCTCATTTTCTCCTATGCAGTGTCACGCATCCACTGGCTTCTGCTGGTGTGTGACCCAAGACGGCAAAAAAGTCCCGAACAGTGACACTAGAGGGGACCCCAATT GTGGAGCAGCTGCATTGAGTGTTGGTCCTGGCTGTGATAATGGCAAAACGTGGCAGCTATGCAAAGATGTGTGCAAAAATGCCTCGTGCACAAGGAATCCTGATGCCAGGTGCATTTCTCCCATGGGAGGCTGCGGAGTCGACTCCTGCCGACCAAAGTTCTACGACAGTATTGGAAGGGAGGTCCAAT GCTTCACCGAGTGCCAACGAAAGGCTTATGAAGCCACTCACCCGATGCGTATTGGGGCTTTCATACCACGGTGTAATGAAGATGGAACATATGCGCGTATGCAATGCTGGGGCTCCACTGGCTACTGCTGGTGCACTTCGGCGGATGGAGCCGAGTGGCCTGGGACTAGAGTAAGAGGGCAAGCCAATTGTCATGTTAGTCAAG GTCCAAAGTTGAT gaGTGTCAACATCAGATTAACATTCAACTACAGCTTTAGTTTGGTCAAAGATGTTTTGCAGGCATTCAAACG GTCCCTAAAAGATCAGTTGATCACGATGTTCAGCTTGAAGGATGATCAAATACAGAATCTTCAG GTTCGCGGAGACAGTATTTTAGTAGGGTTTAGCCTTTTGCCCTCCAAGGATGGACGAGACGTGTCTGAAATCGCCAGAGACGTCACCAATAAG GCTCGAAAACTCCAGTTAGTGATCCATTTTAGTGGACTGGCTATGATAGCCGACGCTGATGTCACGTTAGTGTCGCCTCTGTACGTCAAAGATTCCAATGCAGTTTATGAACGTCAAGAAGAAGACGACAAGTCGAATGACAAGGGCATGTCTAAGACAAGCGTTGCATTGATAGCTGTGTTTGGCACTTTGGCTGTTGAAGCCTTGGCATTCATAGCATATGTG TTAATTCAGAGAAAGAGGAGGAATTCAGCTTCTGACGAAAGG GCAAGCTTTGTTTATCGAGATGGTAACGCCGAAATCAGTACCGCAGTCACAGACGCCTGA
- the LOC136907380 gene encoding adrenocorticotropic hormone receptor-like, translating into MNSTSNSSSADMIPLELRAYRYTELTSAIILCILSPITVISNVLLLTAIYRDPYRCFRTPMTFFIVALAVTDLLTGIFVEPMFASYYFADFADFTKDPSASYQLVYRIGGIISTVTITDSFFIVLALSVCQYIAVTYPHQFKAIVTRNRVLIFLTVSSVYITCFCMLQFTGIDQTAYLKIDLILHPTIISAVLLVVQFVLFSSFNRYLKNSSSLRGKVNSLIKRDRDSFKRRHSERQFTVMTFYLTAILLASSSLHIVVLYIYLFKTQSTLIESRNIFIGIRISDLMLFIKVAMDIFIYAWRLPSYRRALRSTLCGRQAGTHSCFYRKPTDGVSPGQVNELDNPSTKTARV; encoded by the coding sequence ATGAATTCCACTTCAAACTCCTCTTCAGCTGACATGATTCCTCTCGAACTGCGGGCCTATCGTTACACAGAACTGACCTCCGCGATAATATTATGTATTTTATCACCAATAACAGTGATTTCCAATGTCCTTTTATTGACCGCGATATACAGAGATCCTTATCGTTGCTTCCGAACTCCGATGACTTTTTTCATCGTTGCTCTCGCCGTGACCGACCTCCTAACGGGAATCTTCGTGGAGCCGATGTTTGCTTCGTACTACTTCGCCGATTTCGCCGACTTCACCAAAGATCCGAGCGCAAGTTATCAATTGGTTTATCGGATTGGCGGGATTATCTCGACAGTTACAATCACAGATTCGTTCTTCATAGTTCTTGCTCTGTCAGTGTGCCAATACATAGCCGTGACGTATCCTCATCAGTTTAAAGCGATTGTGACTAGAAATCGTGTATTAATTTTCCTAACCGTCAGTTCTGTTTACATAACTTGCTTCTGTATGCTTCAATTTACTGGAATTGACCAAACGGCGTACTTAAAAATTGACCTCATTTTACACCCTACAATCATATCGGCCGTTTTACTCGTTGTGCAATTTGTGCTATTTTCATCATTCAATCGATATCTTAAGAATAGCTCCTCTCTACGTGGGAAGGTCAACAGCCTTATCAAGCGGGACAGAGATTCCTTCAAGAGAAGGCACAGCGAACGACAATTTACAGTAATGACATTTTACCTGACCGCTATCCTTTTAGCATCGTCCTCTCTGCATATTGTTGTTTTATACATTTACCTATTCAAGACACAAAGCACTCTTATAGAAAGCAGAAACATCTTCATTGGAATTCGAATTAGTGATTTAATGTTATTCATCAAGGTGGCAATGGACATATTCATTTACGCTTGGAGACTTCCATCTTACAGAAGAGCTCTTCGGAGTACGTTGTGTGGGCGCCAAGCCGGGACACACAGTTGTTTTTATCGCAAACCAACAGATGGAGTTTCACCGGGACAAGTGAATGAGCTGGACAACCCTAGTACAAAAACAGCTCGCGTTTAG
- the LOC136896619 gene encoding thyroglobulin-like isoform X2, giving the protein MPNFKTLFIILLYCQVSLLSAVKDGVCTRAAGFACVVTCGADEDCDGSKKCCSNGCGSWCVQPLCPVGQDNVNCPSQLCNYAGCPDKPQENLKCLVESCGKCGVKFINKTTGETVDCGPVETLCTRMLAGIKKEPLRLGQFIPSCDADGHFNKVQCHEGSCFCVDERGIPDLSTKTTSNKPECPEMTTCQKRKKEALKLPPVGGFVPQCKSDGSFQEKQCYSSIGQCWCVDKSGREIEETRTRGSLNCSRSECPAHLKKFDCDPLLCKAVSCPGHKDATCRVNACGKCEAEFLDKYGKKVNCYSKCQKTLMEALGTHTLDEKPEKPVPPGRFVPQCANDGSFDEVQCYGSTGYCWCVDSDGIPVLGTMTRGLPYCNKTMLGACAGQPMFTCLRNFCAYSSCPAHRDAKCQVNPCGGCKVEFVDETGKPVDCHEGFTKCQLERFKALQHRNSGLQPVGRFVPQCERDGNYSQIQCWSSTGSCWCVDDKGVEVIGTRVRGKPSCPSGRSARSVSAKREDGFCPIVNDPMQFICPNATCTDDNDCTEVQKCCDVQRCGRICQEPSFTACPNGKPFLLCERECQFTKCPADPSASCFSDPCNKCKVEFRDAQGEVVNCTQGLTPCQARRKMATGLLGEFVPKCKTDGSYEPVQSHEGYSWCVDKDGREVNGTRKFLEKPSCGIQPMMRVLTLCQLQKLQSGKSMPGRFIPQCKADGSFEEVQCHSSTGYCWCVDTEGWELPGTKIRGKPDCKKVCHPSDCNLYCQYGFAKGRDGCYICKCADVPAKPGFCPAAKHLGISGEECGVDNDCGGNKKCCGHVCTDPEYKAKPGFCPAVGSDHVGICITECASDSDCQGDSKCCGNGCGRICGRPVHQACPRGEPFIMCLTNPCERASCPANPKARCRPSSCGRCSAQFFDSNNKMVNCSASLTKCEKDYAKAISKPRLVGIFIPHCRQDGSFSPMQCHASTGFCWCVTQDGKKVPNSDTRGDPNCGAAALSVGPGCDNGKTWQLCKDVCKNASCTRNPDARCISPMGGCGVDSCRPKFYDSIGREVQCFTECQRKAYEATHPMRIGAFIPRCNEDGTYARMQCWGSTGYCWCTSADGAEWPGTRVRGQANCHVSQGPKLMSVNIRLTFNYSFSLVKDVLQAFKRSLKDQLITMFSLKDDQIQNLQVRGDSILVGFSLLPSKDGRDVSEIARDVTNKARKLQLVIHFSGLAMIADADVTLVSPLYVKDSNAVYERQEEDDKSNDKGMSKTSVALIAVFGTLAVEALAFIAYVLIQRKRRNSASDERLFLLS; this is encoded by the exons ATGCCcaattttaaaactttattcatTATTCTGCTCTATTGTCAG GTGTCTTTATTGAGTGCAG TTAAAGATGGTGTTTGCACAAGAGCAGCAGGTTTTGCTTGTGTTGTGACTTGTGGAGCTGATGAAGATTGTGATGGATCAAAGAAGTGCTGTAGTAATGGCTGTGGCTCTTGGTGTGTTCAACCAT TGTGTCCCGTTGGTCAGGACAACGTTAACTGCCCTTCACAATTGTGCAATTATGCTGGATGCCCTGACAAGCctcaggaaaatttgaaatgcCTTGTGGAATCGTGTGGAAAATGTGGCGTCAAGTTTATTAACAAAACGACTGGTGAAACTGTTGATTGTGGCCCTG TGGAGACATTGTGTACGAGAATGCTTGCAGGGATAAAAAAGGAACCTTTGCGTCTTGGTCAGTTCATTCCATCATGTGATGCTGATGGACATTTTAATAAAGTACAATGTCATGAAGGTTCTTGCTTCTGTGTTGATGAAAGAGGGATCCCCGAcctttcaacaaaaacaacatctAATAAACCAGAGTGTCCAG AGATGACTACTTgccaaaagaggaaaaaagaagCCTTGAAACTTCCTCCAGTGGGCGGTTTTGTACCACAGTGTAAAAGTGATGGTTCGTTCCAGGAGAAGCAATGTTATTCGTCAATTGGACAGTGCTGGTGTGTTGACAAAAGTGGAAGAGAAATTGAAGAAACACGAACACGAGGATCTCTGAACTGCTCAAGAAGTG AATGCCCAGCCCATTTGAAGAAGTTTGACTGTGATCCCTTACTATGCAAAGCTGTGTCTTGCCCAGGCCATAAAGATGCAACCTGCAGAGTCAATGCTTGTGGGAAGTGTGAAGCTGAATTTCTTGATAAATATGGAAAGAAAGTCAACT GTTATTCCAAGTGCCAGAAGACTCTGATGGAAGCTCTGGGCACTCATACCCTTGATGAGAAACCAGAAAAACCTGTACCACCTGGTCGTTTTGTGCCGCAATGTGCTAATGATGGTAGTTTTGACGAAGTGCAGTGCTATGGTTCCACTGGGTACTGCTGGTGTGTGGATAGTGACGGTATTCCGGTTCTTGGAACCATGACACGTGGCTTGCCGTACTGCAACAAAACAATGCTGGGAG CCTGTGCAGGACAACCCATGTTCACCTGTCTGCGAAATTTCTGTGCTTATTCCTCCTGCCCTGCCCATCGTGACGCAAAATGCCAAGTGAACCCATGTGGAGGATGCAAAGTGGAGTTTGTTGACGAGACTGGTAAACCTGTGGACTGTCATGAAG GTTTCACCAAGTGTCAGCTTGAAAGATTCAAAGCATTGCAGCACAGGAATAGTGGTCTACAGCCAGTGGGAAGGTTTGTTCCACAGTGTGAACGAGATGGCAACTATTCACAGATTCAGTGCTGGAGTTCAACTGGTTCCTGCTGGTGTGTGGATGACAAAGGTGTTGAAGTAATAGGAACAAGAGTGCGTGGCAAGCCAAGTTGTCCCTCTGGACGATCAG CTCGATCAGTATCCGCGAAACGAGAAGACGGTTTCTGTCCAATTGTCAACGATCCTATGCAATTTATCTGTCCAAATGCAACTTGCACCGACGATAATGAttgcacagaagtgcaaaagTGTTGTGATGTTCAACGATGTGGGAGAATTTGTCAGGAACCATCTTTCACAG CCTGCCCAAATGGCAAACCATTCTTGTTATGCGAACGCGAGTGTCAGTTTACGAAATGCCCTGCTGATCCATCCGCCAGCTGCTTCTCTGATCCTTGCAACAAGTGCAAGGTGGAATTCCGTGACGCACAGGGAGAGGTGGTCAACTGTACTCAAG GTCTTACTCCGTGTCAAGCTCGACGAAAAATGGCCACCGGTCTTCTGGGTGAGTTTGTTCCAAAGTGTAAGACTGACGGTAGCTATGAGCCTGTCCAATCCCATGAAGGGTACTCCTGGTGTGTTGATAAGGATGGAAGAGAAGTGAATGGGACAAGAAAATTCTTGGAGAAGCCTTCGTGTGGAATACAGCCTATGATGAGAG TTCTAACGTTATGTCAGCTACAGAAATTGCAAAGTG GTAAGTCCATGCCTGGACGTTTTATTCCGCAGTGCAAGGCAGATGGAAGTTTCGAGGAAGTGCAATGCCATTCTTCTACAGGCTACTGTTGGTGTGTCGATACAGAAGGATGGGAATTACCAGGCACAAAAATAAGAGGAAAACCTGATTGCAAAAAAG TATGTCACCCAAGTGATTGCAACTTGTACTGCCAATATGGTTTCGCCAAAGGCCGAGATGGCTGCTATATATGCAAGTGTGCTGACGTCCCAGCCAAACCCGGTTTCTGTCCAGCTGCAAAACATCTTGGTATCTCTGGAGAGGAGTGCGGTGTTGACAACGATTGCGGAGGCAACAAGAAATGCTGCGGCCATGTCTGCACCGATCCAGAATACAAAG CTAAGCCAGGGTTTTGCCCAGCCGTCGGTAGTGACCATGTTGGAATCTGTATTACTGAGTGTGCTTCAGATAGCGATTGCCAAGGAGACAGCAAGTGTTGTGGTAACGGCTGCGGACGCATTTGCGGACGGCCAGTGCATCAAG cgTGTCCTCGCGGTGAACCATTCATCATGTGTCTTACCAATCCTTGTGAAAGAGCGAGCTGTCCTGCCAACCCCAAAGCAAGGTGCCGTCCATCTAGCTGCGGTCGTTGCTCGGCGCAGTTTTTCGATAGCAACAATAAGATGGTGAACTGTTCAGCAA GTCTTACTAAATGTGAAAAGGATTACGCAAAAGCAATCAGCAAGCCTCGTTTAGTTGGTATCTTTATTCCCCATTGTCGTCAAGATGGCTCATTTTCTCCTATGCAGTGTCACGCATCCACTGGCTTCTGCTGGTGTGTGACCCAAGACGGCAAAAAAGTCCCGAACAGTGACACTAGAGGGGACCCCAATT GTGGAGCAGCTGCATTGAGTGTTGGTCCTGGCTGTGATAATGGCAAAACGTGGCAGCTATGCAAAGATGTGTGCAAAAATGCCTCGTGCACAAGGAATCCTGATGCCAGGTGCATTTCTCCCATGGGAGGCTGCGGAGTCGACTCCTGCCGACCAAAGTTCTACGACAGTATTGGAAGGGAGGTCCAAT GCTTCACCGAGTGCCAACGAAAGGCTTATGAAGCCACTCACCCGATGCGTATTGGGGCTTTCATACCACGGTGTAATGAAGATGGAACATATGCGCGTATGCAATGCTGGGGCTCCACTGGCTACTGCTGGTGCACTTCGGCGGATGGAGCCGAGTGGCCTGGGACTAGAGTAAGAGGGCAAGCCAATTGTCATGTTAGTCAAG GTCCAAAGTTGAT gaGTGTCAACATCAGATTAACATTCAACTACAGCTTTAGTTTGGTCAAAGATGTTTTGCAGGCATTCAAACG GTCCCTAAAAGATCAGTTGATCACGATGTTCAGCTTGAAGGATGATCAAATACAGAATCTTCAG GTTCGCGGAGACAGTATTTTAGTAGGGTTTAGCCTTTTGCCCTCCAAGGATGGACGAGACGTGTCTGAAATCGCCAGAGACGTCACCAATAAG GCTCGAAAACTCCAGTTAGTGATCCATTTTAGTGGACTGGCTATGATAGCCGACGCTGATGTCACGTTAGTGTCGCCTCTGTACGTCAAAGATTCCAATGCAGTTTATGAACGTCAAGAAGAAGACGACAAGTCGAATGACAAGGGCATGTCTAAGACAAGCGTTGCATTGATAGCTGTGTTTGGCACTTTGGCTGTTGAAGCCTTGGCATTCATAGCATATGTG TTAATTCAGAGAAAGAGGAGGAATTCAGCTTCTGACGAAAGG CTGTTCCTTTTGTCTTAA